In the Athene noctua chromosome 25, bAthNoc1.hap1.1, whole genome shotgun sequence genome, one interval contains:
- the PHB1 gene encoding prohibitin 1 has translation MAAKVFEGLGKLGLGLAVAGGVVNSALYNVDAGHRAVIFDRFRGVQDTVVGEGTHFLIPWVQKPIIFDCRSRPRNIPVITGSKDLQNVNITLRILFRPVTAQLPRIFTSIGEDYDERVLPSITTEILKSVVARFDAGELITQRELVSRQVSEDLTERAATFGLILDDVSLTHLTFGKEFTEAVEMKQVAQQEAERARFIVEKAEQQKKAAVISAEGDSKAAELIANSLATAGDGLIELRKLEAAEDIAYQLSRSRNITYLPSGQSVLLQLPQ, from the exons ATGGCTGCGAAGGTGTTTGAAGGCCTTGGGAAGCTGGGCCTGGGGCTGGCTGTTGCAGGTGGAGTTGTTAATTCTGCTCTTTACAATG ttgACGCAGGCCACAGAGCTGTCATCTTTGACCGATTCCGCGGGGTTCAGGACACAGTGGTAGGAGAAGGTACCCACTTCCTCATCCCCTGGGTACAGAAACCCATCATTTTCGACTGCCGCTCTCGCCCCCGTAACATTCCTGTGATCACTGGCAGCAAAG ATCTACAGAACGTAAACATCACGTTGCGGATCCTCTTCAGACCAGTGACCGCCCAGTTACCGCGCATTTTCACCAGTATTGGAGAGGACTACGATGAGCGTGTCCTGCCTTCAATCACAACTGAAATCCTCAAGTCTGTTGTG GCTCGCTTTGATGCTGGAGAATTGATCACTCAGAGAGAGCTGGTCTCGCGGCAAGTGAGCGAAGACCTCACGGAGAGAGCAGCAACCTTTGGGCTCATTCTGGATGATGTGTCCTTG ACCCATCTGACCTTTGGCAAGGAGTTCACGGAGGCGGTGGAAATGAAGCAAGTGGCCCAGCAAGAAGCAGAGCGAGCCAGATTCATTGTGGAAAAG GctgagcagcagaagaaagcagctgTCATCTCTGCTGAGGGAGACTCGAAAGCAGCCGAGCTGATTGCCAACTCGCTGGCCACTGCAGGCGATGGCTTGATTGAGCTGCGCAAGCTGGAGGCAGCTGAAGACATCGCGTACCAGCTCTCACGGTCCCGCAACATCACTTATCTGCCCTCTGGACAGTctgtgctcctccagctgccacagtGA